The following is a genomic window from Nicotiana tabacum cultivar K326 chromosome 3, ASM71507v2, whole genome shotgun sequence.
TATTCACTGGTCTACGGTGTATTGGTAAAAAAAAGCTTCACACGTGTAGTAATTGTGATGACTAGGCAATCTATGTGGAACAATGAAAACGTGACAACTGGACGAGACTTCATGAAGAGGTACGAGGCAAAGAGGCACAGAATAGCATACCCACGGGGTAATCAGATACGGGAATCTCAACCTAATTGAGAAGATGAAGAGACATGGTCAGAATGAACCCAGGCATAATAAAGGGCAAATTCGGAGATCTTCAATTAATGAGCCAAACGTTACATAACCTTCACACAACAGTTACAGTTAATCATTGTAACGTTACATTAATGCCATTATTAGTCATTAATGCTCAATCACTGAAAAGGGTAGATGTTATATTAAGAAATTCCCTATATAAGGGAGTAAAATATCACTTGTAAGGACACATTCGAACTAATATTGCAATATATTTACTTTTTACGCATCCTACTGCCTTCTATTTACAAATTTACTTTCAATCATTGGTATATCCTTTGGTTATTAGAAACCCGTGTTCTTCTTAAAACAGCTTTGGCAAAGAAACTAATTctttggttaaataaattggttctgttaccgggaatctgataatctctATTTCTTCTCAAATAATATTCTGAGAATTATGTCGAGCGCTAACGACAACAACTAATAAAGGATCAGAACTCCAGTTCCATCACCTTCAGGAACCCCACGGGGCTCAAGGGAACCTTCCCCAGACAGATCCACGACTCAAAACAATAATCACAATGCAAATGAACAAACAGGAGAACAAGATCAGGTGAAGCAAATGGTTGGTGAATATGTGACTCAAGCCTTACATGCTTTCATGAGAGGACTACCAGCTGCATCACCTACACCACCTCCTAACAACACCGTAACTGTGGAAAACCCACAATCCGAGTTAGCAAACTCAGGAAGTGGAGGCACTCCAAATGAGTCCTTCAAAGCGAGACCATGTATGTCCAATAATCTAGAATTACAATCTTTattactaaccttgcagaaacaagTGAAGGAACAAAACGATTGGATCGAGCAAATTCCAGGAGTACCACCTGTCATCAAAGGCATTGACGTTGATAGATATtctcaacaaccttggaagccaagtgcagcACCCTTGCCTATTCCCAAGAAATTTAAAATGCTTGATATTCCCAAGTATGATGGGACAACCAATCCACGTGATCATGTATCTGCTTTTACCACCgtagtaaaaggcaacgatttaaCTAAACAAGAAATTGAGTCAGTCCTAGTcaagaagttcggagaaacactcaccaaaggaGCACTAACATGGTATTATCTTCTACCTGAAAATTATATTGActcttttgttgagcttgcagattcttttataaaaACACATTCCGATGcgcaaaaagttgaaaaaagaatggaggacatatttaaaataaaacaaggAGATGCTGAGTTGCTTCATGAATTTGTAGATAGGTTTCAACGATAAAGAATGATGCTACTAAGGGTACCTGACAATTGGACAGCCATGGTATTTGTAAgcaatttaaatgacaaaagctCGGAAGCCACAAGAAGACTCAAGGAAAGCTTGAGAGAATTCCCAGCCACGACATGGAACACTATCTATAACAGGTATAGCACCAAGCTGCGAATAGAAGAACACACCATTGCTCCATCAAAAGTTGAAGACCAAACCAGTTCTAGACGCTCCGAACCAGAAAAGAGAACGGGTAAGAACAGGTACGACCCTTATATGGGACCTTCAGGATGAGAAACTTACCCCAGGTTTGAAAACGTCTGGTCAGAAAATAGACCATCAAATAGAGATACGATCTCATCCTCATCAAGATCCAGAAAGGATCGGGATGAACGAAATAGAGGTAACACAAGAATTGGAGACTATAACTTCAATGTAAGTACTTCTGAATTAATTACAGTACAGAGAAATATGGGCGATAGGGTTCGATGGCCCAAAGAAATGGGGTCTAacctaaataaaagaaatttgtaCTTCTGGTGCAAATTCCATAATGATCATGGACATAGAACATCAGATTGCAGATTATTGCAAGGTGAGGTATAACAATTACTAAAACAGGGCTATATAACAAAACTGTTTACTGAAAAAGGTAAACAGGCATATATGAAGAACAGGCATGAGCCCCCAAAACCACCATCTCCAAACCGAACAGTGAACGTGTTACATGGAGGCGAGGAAGTAAACGGAGTAGTCtgcaaaagaacaaaaaaaattcaCAATCACGCAGGGGAAGTGGATTCGTGAAGACGTGGAAGCAGACAATATATCATTTGACGATGTAGATATCAACGGATTAATGATTCCACACAACGACGCGCTGGTAATATCCCTACTTATACATGACACTAACATAAAAAgagtgttgattgatccaggttgcTCTGTCAACATCATTTTGTCGAGAGTTGTGGAAGAAGAGCTACTGGAGGATCAAGTAATCGCAAAAACATGAGCCTTATCAGGGTTTGACAACTCAACGGTCATAACAAAAGGGGAAATTGAGCTTAGCACCTATGCAGAAAGAGTAATAAAAAATACTAGATTCCAAGTCATTGATACTGATATGGCCTATAATGTAatcatggggagaccatggatccatgacaTGAAAGAAATACCATCTACCTTACATCAGGTACAGAAGAAGATAACCACGAGAAGGTGAACCAAGTCACCACGAAAGAAGTATCAAAACATACGGACATGGATTCCAGACCTGATGTTATTCAGGAACTAGAAGAGGACGAACATATCAAAACAACTACGGAAGAGCTCGATGTTGTTCCACTGTTCGAGCAGAAGCCTGAACAAAAAGTTCATATAGGCACGAGGCTAAGCCCCAACATGAGATGTAAGTTAATTGAATACTTAAAAGCTAACGCAAATTGCTTTGCATGGTCCCATTCAAACATGACAGGTATTCCTCCAGAAGTGATaactcataaactaaatgaagatccatcattcgtgcctgtcaagcaaaagaaaagaaagcaaggaccATTCAAGAATAAAGTGATCGACGAAGAGGTCATGAATTGTTAAGCTTTCTAGATACGTACTTTGGTTATAATCAGATAAAAATGGATCCCTCAGACgaggaaaaaacttcctttagtataaacagggggacttattgttacaaaATCATGCCTTTTGGCCTGAAAAATGTTGGAGCCACGTATCAAAGGCTAGTGACCAAGATGTTCCAGGAACATCTGGGGAAAACAATGGAAGTGTACATCGATGACATGCTGGTGAAATCAACACAAGCGGAAGATCATTTCCAGCATCTTTTTATTACCTTCGAAATCCTACGTAGGTATAATATGAAGCTGAATCCAGAAAAATGTGCCTTTGATGTAgaatcaggtaagtttttgggttttcttgtatTAAATAGAGGAATAGAGGTAAATCCTGCTCAAATTAAATCTATTGATGAAATACCCAATATACTTACGAGTAAAAAGGAAGTTCAAAGACTaacaggaagaattgcagccttgggaagatttATCTCCAGGTCTTCGGAGAAgagttttaaattcttttcagttaTTAAAAAGCAGAATGAGTTCGAATGGACTGAAAATTGTCAACAGGCTCTCAAAGATCTGAAGGCCTATCTATAAAAACCCCACATTGATGTCTAAGACAAAATAGGGGGAAAGGTTGTACGTCTATCTTGCCGTTGTAGAAATTGTCGTAAGTACTGGTAAGAGAAGAAAAAGAtaaacaatctccaatttattatgtaaGCAAGTCTTTACTAGATGAAGAAACTAGATACCCACATCTAGAAAAATTAGCCTTAGCTCTAATCATGGCagctagaaaattaagaccataTTTTTAATGTCATCCAATCACTGTTATGACCTCATACCCATTGAGAAATATTCTGCATAAACAAGAATTATCAGGAAGGTTAGCTGAATGGGCAATAGAATTAAGTGAGCATGACATAATATATCAGCCTAGGACTACAataaagtctcaaattttagctgATTTCGTTGCTAATTTTAATATTAGCATAATCCCTGAAGTGGAAAAAGAGTTACAACTCTTTAACGGGGCTAATCCAAGTGTATGGATCTTATTTACTGACAGCTCTTCTAATGTAAAAGGAGCTGGCTTGGGAATTGTTTTAATATCACCTACGGGTGAAAAGATACGACAAGCTATTAAATGTTATcccataactaacaatgaagcagagtacgaagCTGTACTTGAACTGGCACAACAACTCTCAATCAAGCAGATCATGATCAAAATCGACTCTAAACTGGTAGTAAACCAGATGCAGGGGACTTATATTGCCAGAGAGACTCGGATGCAACAatatctggaaaagacatgtgaTCTAGTAAGACAAATCCAATCATGGAAGGTTGTGCAAATACCCAAGGAGGAAAATGCAGAAGCGGATGCATTAGCTAACCTCGTAGCAGTTGTAGAAGTGACAAATAAAGACAATGCAATTGTCATTCACTTATTTCATTCAGCAATCGACCAGGACAAAAATGAGAATGGTACCGTACACGAAGATAAATAAGTAGCTCAAGCACTTCGTCGAAAAGCTGCACGGTACTGCCTCGTTAGAGATACTTTATATCGCAAAATGTTTGGAGGTCCCTTAGAAAAGTGCCTCGGACCCAATCAAATGGAATTCGTAATAAAGGAAGAACACGAAGGGCACTACATGAATCATGCATGAGCAAGATCCTTAGTCAAAACCCCAATCAGAGTAGGGTACTATTGGCCCAAAATGGAAGAAGAGGCTGAGAGTTTCATAGCTAAATGCAACAAATGCCAACGATATGCTAGCAACATGCATCGACCAGCAGAGTTACTTCATCCAGTGGTATCACCATgttcattcatgaaatggggcatGGACATAGTGGGAGCCCTTCCCCCAGCTAAAGGAAAGGTACGGTTCTTACTTGTATTAACTGATTATTTCACAACGTGGGTGGAGGCGGACGCTTTTAAACAGGCACGAGAAAAATAAGTGAAAAGCTTCATATGGAGACACATAATATGCCGTTTTGGAATACCAAAGGAGATGGTATGTGATAATGGCCCGCAATTCATAGGctcacaaatcacagaatttttCGAAAGCTGGCAAATCAAACTAATCACTTCATCACCATATCACCCCGTGTCTAATGGGCAAGCTGAGTCAACGAATAAAGTCATCGTTAACAACCTAAAGAAACGGTTGGAAAAAGCCAAGGAAAACTGGCCCGATGAGCTACGACAGTATTATAGGCTTATAGAACTACTGCAAAAACAGCCACGGGAGAGACTCCATTCGCTCTTGTTTACGGTTCAGAAGCTTTAATACCAATGGAAACTGGTGAACCAAGCACAAGGTTCACAACACCCACAGAATAAACAAACAACGATGATAGGCAAAAGGGTTCAATTTTACTTTTGTACTGTTAAAATTATACTaaccattttagatgataggcaaaaagctaaccTATCACCAGATGATGATATTAGACCTGTAAAGACACGAGGAAGTAACTGAATTCCCAGTTTAGGGTTACAACTTTTTGATGGACGTTTTaaagggttaagcagtcatcatctaaaaacTATATACCTTcaagtcccgtatgtttttctttttcacgAAAAGGACCACAAAGAAGGAATAgtcaagtgctcgagatttcattCTTGAAAGCTCAAACACTTTGGGGACTATACAGTATGGAAGGCAAAGAAGACTATCAAAAAGTCAAAGCTCGGGCCT
Proteins encoded in this region:
- the LOC142178516 gene encoding uncharacterized protein LOC142178516 — translated: MTSYPLRNILHKQELSGRLAEWAIELSEHDIIYQPRTTIKSQILADFVANFNISIIPEVEKELQLFNGANPSVWILFTDSSSNVKGAGLGIVLISPTGEKIRQAIKCYPITNNEAEYEAVLELAQQLSIKQIMIKIDSKLVVNQMQGTYIARETRMQQYLEKTCDLVRQIQSWKVVQIPKEENAEADALANLVAVVEVTNKDNAIVIHLFHSAIDQDKNENGTVHEDK